A single window of Nicotiana tomentosiformis chromosome 1, ASM39032v3, whole genome shotgun sequence DNA harbors:
- the LOC138906278 gene encoding uncharacterized protein: MSTVKNTPFTVVDEAPLQLQMWWYNLGEDGQKWVTKHLGDLTDIMKIKPRDDLIEALVTFWDPVHNVFRFSDFELTPTLEEIAGYSGFGRDLRNQELIFPRTLSVHRFFDLLNISKQIRKTNIVEGCCSFYFLYSRFGQPNGFEMHEKGLNNKQNKDTWQIHRRFAFIVAFLGIMVFPNEERTIDTRIARVVQVLTTKEHHTLAPIILSDIYRALTLCKSGAKFFEGCNILLQMWLIEHLRHHPKFMSYGPSKDNFIESYEERVKDYNSPEGVEAWISHLRSLNASQIEWTLGWLPVKEVIHMSALKSYLLLLGLSSVQPYTPHRVLRQLGRYQVVPKDEDLRVQVIELHPEAPLPEALIQQIWNGCRYLKDDTQAPDPARGEVDPGYAIWFGKRSRVDDVPEPKRPTKRPHVQAFDDKIQERLAWGEQEKGYKTTIHALEERLRNLNFEKDLQEQEAEGEKKSLIRKNEALRAQLQQMKKASEVPVRSWKDQRTIANLMEKVQDYDSLLAKTEKALDKAKEKIVQLNEKAESSKDRQVTKFEEERAQFEREKAHWVRSEAQLHAQLEEMRRYNREYQHADFDREMAQARLEQARLRAQLESALDREGHIREIATTRQQQLQDRDQNF, translated from the coding sequence ATGAGCACTGTCAAGAACACACCATTCACAGTTGTAGACGAGGCTCCACTTCAGCTTCAGATGTGGTGGTATAATTTAGGAGAAGATGGTCAGAAATGGGTCACCAAGCACTTGGGAGACCTTACAgatattatgaaaattaaaccacgggacgatttgattgaggcactagtgacTTTTTGGGACCCCGTTCACAATGTCTTTCGCTTCTCCGATTTTGAGCTAACTCCCACTTTAGAAGAGATAGCTGGATATTCCGGGTTTGGCAGGGATTTGAGAAACCAAGAGCTCATATTCCCAAGGACTCTTTCTGTACACcgattcttcgatcttctgaacATCAGTAAGCAAATTAGAAAGACCAACATAGTCGAAGGGTGTTGTTCTTTCTACTTCTTGTACTCTAGGTTCGGGCAGCCAAATGGGTTTGAAATGCATGAAAAGGGCCTTAACAACAAGCAGAACAAAGACACATGGCAGATTCATCGTCGCTTCGCCTTCATAGTGGCATTTCTGGGAATTATGGTCTTCCCAAACGAGGAGCGGACAATTGATACCCGCATAGCCAGGGTTGTACAGGTCCTCACTACCAAAGAACATCACACTCTTGCCCCGATCATTCTATCAGACATTTATCGGGCGTTGACTTTGTGCAAGTCCggggcaaaattcttcgaagggtgcaatattttgttacaaatgtggttgattgagcatctccgacatcaccccaagttcatgagctatggtccgagcaaggacaatttcattgagagttacgaagaaagagtaaaagattacaactctccagaaggggtggaagcctggatatcccacctaagatctttaaatgcaagtcaaattgagtggactttgggatggctcccggtaaaagaggtgatacacatgtcgGCCCTAAAAAGTTATTTGCTGTTGTTGGGTTTGAGTAGTGTCCAGCCGTATACGCCACACAGAGTTCTAAGACAGCTAGGAAGGTACCAAGTAGTACCTAAGGATGAAGATTTGCGTGTGCAAGTGATTGAGCTACACCCCGAAGCCCCACTCCCCGAAGCTTTAATCCagcaaatttggaatggttgtcgcTACTTGAAAGATGATACTCAGGCGCCAGATCCTGCGAGAGGTGAGGTAGATCCGGGTTATGCTATATGGTTTGGGAAGAGGTCTCGCGTGGATGATGTGCCAGAGCCCAAAAGGCCCACAAAAAGGCCGCATGTTCAAGCCTTTGATGATAAAATCCAAGAACGGTTGGCCTGGGGTGAACAGGAAAAGGGATACAAAACAACTATTCATGCCTTAGAAGAAAGGCTGAGAAACCTCAATTTTGAGAAAGACTTGCAAGAACAAGAAgccgaaggggaaaagaagagtctgatccgcaaaaatgaagcccttcgtGCTCAACTTCAACAAATGAAGAAAGCCTCTGAAGTGCCAGTGAGAAGTTGGAAAGACCAGAGAACCATTGCCAATCTGATGGAAAAGGTGCAAGATTATGATTCCCTCTTGGCAAAGACTGAAAAGGCGTTGGACAAAGCCAAGGAAAAGATCGTACAGCTAAATGAGAAGGCCGAATCAAGTAAGGATCGCCAAGTAACAAAATTTGAAGAAGAGAGGGCTCAATTCGAGAGAGAAAAGGCCCATTGGGTACGTTCAGAAGCTCAGCTCCATGCACAGTTGGAAGAAATGAGAAGGTACAATAGAGAATACCAGCATGCAGATTTTGATAGGGAGATGGCTCAGGCGAGACTCGAGCAGGCTAGACTCCGGGCTCAGTTGGAGTCAGCCTTAGATCGTGAGGGCCACATAAGGGAGATAGCCACCACTCGCCAGCAGCAGTTACAAGATCGAGACCAGAATTTCtag